The Dehalococcoidia bacterium genome includes the window TCGTCGCCGCCATTGCGAGGGTCCACGTCCAGGACGACGACGCCCGAGGGGGAGCCGGTGGCGATGGCGACGTTGGCCTCGGGCCAGCGGCGCCACCACTCAGCGATGGCCTCAGGGTCGGTGGTGGCGTCCCGGAAGCCATGGGCGGTCAGCGGCTCTTTTCCGCAGGGCCGGAGGGGGAAGACAGCCCAGCCCTTGGCGGCGTAGGTGGTGGCAGCGGCGACCAGTGTGTTACCCTTAAAGCCGGGACCTAGGTCGGCTCCGCTGCCTGCGCCCCCGCCGCCTCCCCCAGGCTGGTGGGGGCCTCCTCTTTCAGGACGCATCGCTCTCCCCCCTTCCCGCCTCCAGCTCCGCCAGGGCAGCGCGGAGGCGTTCCTCCAGCTCGGGGGGAAGAGCTGGCTTGCGTAGATAGCCGCCACCACGGGCCCATCGCCAGAGCACGGAATAAGGGACGGCGTAGCGTCTCGCTATTTCAGCGATGGTGATGCGGTCAGCCATTTTATGCCTCCTTCCTTTGGCCGACCGCAGGCGGGGGGCGTGCCGCCGGACAGGTGCTAGCAGGCCCGTGACCAGGCTTGACAGCCTGCCGGCGTAGGCTATATCCTGGGAGCGAAACGAGGGATGATGATGATGAACGTCCCTCGTCCCTCGTTTCCCTCGCCTGGCCGCCCCCCGCCTGGGGCGGCCCTTTTATTTTTCTGCTTGCCTACTTCTACATTTTGACGGGCGGTGGCGAATTATGCAAGTCTCAATGGTAGGCTTTACCCACAGGCTGTGCACATCTCACAGCCCCAAGGGGCTGGTCACCCTCCTGCGCCCTTTGCCCGTTTGAGCCCAGGAAGCGCCTCACGCACCCAGCGCCCGGTCCACCAGCTCCGCCACCTTCTTGTCCATCTCTGTGATGGGATAGGCGTAGATGTTCAAAGTTGTAGATACATGGCTGTGCCCCATCCTTTTTTGCAAGCTCTTCAGGTCCGCCCCTGATGCGACCAACGAGGAGACGTGGGCACGGCGCAAAAAGCGAACGGGTTTTGGGGGCACCCCTGCCTTCTCACACAACCCCCGCATGGCTTGGCTCAGCTGCTTGGTGGAGGGTGGTTTTTCTGCCCAGAAGAGATGGACGCTATTTCGGGGCAGCCTTCTTAGCAACGCCACGGCCGAAGCGGGGAGGGCCACCACCCTCTCCCCCGCTTTGGTCTTGGGCTTGCCGATGTGCCAGGTGCTCCCCGCCCAAATGAGGTTTCTTTTGACGGCCAGGGTGGCTGACCTCAGGTCGACGTCCTCCCACCGCAGCCCCAGCGCCTCCCCAGGCCTCAATCCCGTCAAGAGCAAGAATCCCAACAAGATGGCCAAGGGTCTTGTGTCCTCCATGCAGGTTCGCAAGAAGTTTTTCATGTCCTGCAACGACCAGTCCCCGCCCTCCTGCCTCTCGTGCCTAGGCCTGGGCGCCTGGGTCACGGGGTTGGCTCCCAAGAGCCCCAGCCGCACCGCCTCCCCCAGGCAGGCGGACAGGGCCCCGTAGGCCAGCTGCAAAAACCTAGTGCCCCTACCATCACGACGCAGTCGCTCCAGGGCCTCGTGCACGTGCCAGGAGGAGAGCCTGTCCAAACGCATCTTGCCCAGAACGGGCAGGAGGGCACGCATGGCATCCTGGTAGGTCTGGAGCGTCTTAGGCCTGACCCTGCCCCGACACCCCTCCAGCCATCGCTCGGCGAAGTCCTGGAGGGTGAGCCTCTGGGGTGGGGTGAGCTGGCCCCGCCGGTGCCGCTCCAGGAGGGCCAGGAGCTTCTGCCGGCACTCGGCCCTGGTGGGGGCATAGACGTAATAGCGGCGTCCCGAGAGCATGATGGCGCCCTCCCAGGTGCCGCCCCGGCGCCGGAGGGAGCCCTCGTGATTGCCCCTGCGCCTCCCCATGCCGCAGTCGTGCCGCAGTTATGCCGCAGTTGGGGAGGCTAGGGCCGGCTAACTTCCGTATCTGATTCCTGGCGCCCCCGGCAGGACTCGAACCCGCAGCCTCCTGGTCCGAAGCCAGGCGCTCTGTCCATTGAGCTACGGGGGCGCCTCTTTGTAGCATATCACGCCTCCCCTCGCCCAGAAAGGCCCCCGTTGTCCCCCTCTTGGCCCTGTGGTCAAATATCTCGTGGAGACGCACGCCCATGGCTGCTGAACGGGAGCCCACCGCCTTGGCCCAGAGGGTGGAGGAGCTCCTGGGCGACCAGACCGCCCAGGTGGAGCAGATAAGCTCCATCCTCTCCTCCTTGCACCCCGCCGACCAGGTGGACCTGTGGCTTCGCCTCCCCCACCCTAAGAGGGAGGCCATGCTGGCCCTCATGTCCGCTGAGGAGCTGGCCTCCTTCCTGCAACATATGCCTGAAGAGGAGCGGGAGGAGTTGGTCCAGCGCATGCCCCGCGAGACCCTGGCCCGCGTCCTGGACCACATGGAGACGGACGAGGCAGCAGACATCATCCGCTCCCTTCCCCCCGCCGACGCCTCCCGCGTGCTGGCCAACATGCGCACCGCCGTCCAGGTGGCCCCCCTGCTGCAACAGGCCGAGGGCACCGCCGGCAGCCTCATGACTAAGGGCTACCTGGCCCTCCACCCCGACATGACGGTGCGGGAGGCCATCAACTTCATGCGCCTCTACAGGCCCTTCGCCGACGAGGCCTATTACCTCTACGTCCTGGACGGCGCCAACCACCTGCAGGGGGTGGTCAACCTCCGCCAGATCGTCATCGCCGACCCCGATACCCCCGTCTCCGAGCTCATGACCACCGACCTCATCACCGTCCCCCCAGGGGCCGACCAGGAGGAGGTAGCCCGCCTCATCCGCCGCTATCGCCTGCGCGCCCTGCCAGTGGTGGACGCCGATGGCACCCTCCTAGGCATCGTCACCGCCGACGACGTCATCGACGTCATCACCGAGGAGGACACCGAGGACATGTTCCGTATGGCGGGCGTGGGGGTGGAGGAACGGGCCCTGAGCCCCCTCAAGGACTCCCTTCGCCGGCGCATGCCCCACCTGCTGGTGAACCTCATCACCGCCTTCGTATCCGGCCTTACCGTTAGCCTTTTCGAGGGGACGGTGGCCAAGGCGGCAGCCCTGGCCGTGTTCATGCCCATTATCGCCGGCCATGGCGGCAACACCGGCACCCAAGTGGCCACCATCGTGGTGCGGGCCCTGGCCCTGGGGGAGGTGAGTCCAGCTCACACCTTGCGCCTCATCTTCAAGGAGATAGCCTTCGGGATGGTGCATGGAGCGATAGCCGGCCTCCTCACCAGCGCCCTGGCCATGGCCCTTTACCAGAACATCTGGCTGGCGACGGTGGTGTTCGGAGCCATGGTGGGCAACGTGGTGGTGGCCGGCATCACAGGGGTGACCATCCCCATGCTCCTCAGGATCCTACGCATGGACCCCGCCCTGGCCTCCTCCATCTGGCTTACTACCTTCACCGATGTGATGGGCTTCCTAATGCTCCTAGGGGCGGGAACAGTGCTAGTGGGAAAGCTCACCTAGTGGGGTGGACGGCGGGATTCGAACCCGCGATCTCCAGGGCCA containing:
- a CDS encoding site-specific integrase; amino-acid sequence: MLSGRRYYVYAPTRAECRQKLLALLERHRRGQLTPPQRLTLQDFAERWLEGCRGRVRPKTLQTYQDAMRALLPVLGKMRLDRLSSWHVHEALERLRRDGRGTRFLQLAYGALSACLGEAVRLGLLGANPVTQAPRPRHERQEGGDWSLQDMKNFLRTCMEDTRPLAILLGFLLLTGLRPGEALGLRWEDVDLRSATLAVKRNLIWAGSTWHIGKPKTKAGERVVALPASAVALLRRLPRNSVHLFWAEKPPSTKQLSQAMRGLCEKAGVPPKPVRFLRRAHVSSLVASGADLKSLQKRMGHSHVSTTLNIYAYPITEMDKKVAELVDRALGA
- the mgtE gene encoding magnesium transporter — its product is MAAEREPTALAQRVEELLGDQTAQVEQISSILSSLHPADQVDLWLRLPHPKREAMLALMSAEELASFLQHMPEEEREELVQRMPRETLARVLDHMETDEAADIIRSLPPADASRVLANMRTAVQVAPLLQQAEGTAGSLMTKGYLALHPDMTVREAINFMRLYRPFADEAYYLYVLDGANHLQGVVNLRQIVIADPDTPVSELMTTDLITVPPGADQEEVARLIRRYRLRALPVVDADGTLLGIVTADDVIDVITEEDTEDMFRMAGVGVEERALSPLKDSLRRRMPHLLVNLITAFVSGLTVSLFEGTVAKAAALAVFMPIIAGHGGNTGTQVATIVVRALALGEVSPAHTLRLIFKEIAFGMVHGAIAGLLTSALAMALYQNIWLATVVFGAMVGNVVVAGITGVTIPMLLRILRMDPALASSIWLTTFTDVMGFLMLLGAGTVLVGKLT